In Aerosakkonema funiforme FACHB-1375, a genomic segment contains:
- a CDS encoding glycosyltransferase — protein MKVLHIIPSVSPRRGGPTQVVLNLIKCLREQGIDAEIATTNDNGSDGLSPLDVPLNQRIEYEKVPIWFFEQFSPPAKGVQIAKDKGFVFSAPLTRWLWEHIRDYDILDNHYLFSYPCTCAGAIARWQKVPYTVRAMGQLTPWALSQSRLKKQIYSFLIERKNLARAAAIHCTSIGEAEDVRNFGIQTPTAVLPLGVSPPIFRPAAKQKIREIYGIAPQTPIVLFLSRLHYKKRPDLLLRSLSQLAERNCNFHLILAGSGEPDYLSYLNNLISSLNLASRTSLPGFAIGEDKDLLLQGADIFVLPSFSENFGIAVGEAIASGLPVIVTPDIQISQEITAFETGLVVEGEVEPLANAIAQLLESPEKRQKLGENGKRLASDRYSWQKIGHHLAAVYTSILQQQPIPPYPDNSKLR, from the coding sequence ATGAAAGTATTGCATATTATTCCTTCCGTATCGCCGCGTCGGGGAGGGCCGACCCAAGTCGTTTTAAATTTAATTAAATGTTTACGAGAGCAAGGAATTGACGCCGAAATTGCTACCACCAACGACAACGGTTCAGACGGACTTTCCCCTCTAGATGTACCCTTAAATCAGCGAATTGAATACGAGAAAGTACCGATTTGGTTTTTTGAGCAATTTTCGCCACCCGCCAAAGGAGTACAAATAGCAAAAGATAAAGGATTTGTCTTTTCCGCACCACTCACTCGTTGGCTTTGGGAACATATTCGAGATTACGATATTCTAGACAACCACTATCTTTTTTCGTATCCTTGTACTTGTGCCGGTGCGATCGCCAGATGGCAAAAAGTTCCTTACACAGTCCGCGCAATGGGTCAACTTACTCCTTGGGCGTTATCTCAAAGTCGCCTTAAAAAGCAAATTTATAGCTTTTTAATCGAGCGCAAAAATCTCGCTCGCGCCGCCGCTATTCACTGCACTTCCATCGGTGAAGCCGAAGATGTCCGCAATTTTGGCATTCAAACTCCCACCGCCGTCCTACCTCTTGGTGTGTCACCGCCAATTTTTCGACCCGCTGCTAAGCAGAAAATACGCGAAATTTACGGCATTGCTCCGCAAACTCCGATCGTGTTATTTCTGTCTCGGCTTCATTATAAAAAACGCCCGGATTTGCTGCTGCGATCGCTCAGTCAATTAGCGGAGCGAAACTGCAACTTTCATTTGATCTTAGCGGGTTCGGGAGAACCAGATTACCTCAGCTATCTGAACAACTTGATATCGTCGCTAAATTTAGCAAGTCGCACCTCCTTACCAGGTTTTGCGATTGGTGAAGATAAAGATTTGTTACTGCAAGGTGCCGATATCTTTGTTTTGCCATCCTTTTCCGAAAACTTTGGTATTGCTGTTGGAGAAGCAATAGCATCTGGTTTGCCAGTAATTGTCACCCCCGATATCCAAATTTCGCAGGAAATTACTGCCTTTGAGACTGGGTTAGTAGTAGAGGGAGAAGTCGAACCTTTGGCAAATGCGATCGCCCAATTGCTAGAATCTCCCGAAAAGCGGCAAAAATTAGGGGAGAATGGGAAGCGGTTGGCAAGCGATCGCTATTCCTGGCAGAAGATTGGCCACCATCTCGCCGCCGTCTATACTTCCATTCTTCAGCAACAACCCATTCCCCCATATCCAGACAACTCAAAACTGAGATGA
- a CDS encoding class I SAM-dependent methyltransferase has translation MNFDEKLVEILKGKFDYEQSPICATPSGNYFWYRKRQEVIKLFKRNLHLFDLNQTEKSAPYLFVDVGCGESIDLFLIRQFLEKHSSGWRLIGLEAEPTALEVANLKKKYYNVDNVDIIACDVTKNLPFKDGEVNVVYCSEVIEHLIDPELFIKEIKRITKPNGYLIITTPNEPNVFQGAYWSRNRLDRMRAEMQAMKEQSQKVNIETENVFLHGHVSLKTISEWDNTLEKIGFKIVDRGRGAVTYGATPFYDNAWILGGRFLLEAFLDLLPRQWVCNLSDQLIGLYRLEK, from the coding sequence ATGAATTTTGATGAAAAATTAGTCGAAATTTTAAAAGGGAAGTTTGATTACGAACAAAGTCCAATTTGTGCGACACCTTCAGGAAATTATTTTTGGTATCGCAAGCGGCAAGAAGTTATAAAACTGTTTAAACGCAATCTTCACTTGTTTGATCTCAATCAAACCGAAAAATCAGCACCTTATCTGTTTGTAGATGTTGGTTGTGGCGAAAGCATCGATCTATTTCTAATTCGTCAATTTTTAGAAAAACATTCGTCAGGTTGGCGTTTGATAGGTTTAGAAGCTGAGCCTACTGCATTAGAAGTGGCTAATCTTAAGAAGAAATATTACAATGTGGATAATGTCGATATAATAGCTTGTGACGTTACAAAAAACCTACCATTTAAAGATGGCGAAGTTAATGTAGTTTATTGCTCTGAAGTGATCGAACATCTAATCGATCCGGAGTTATTTATAAAGGAAATAAAGCGGATAACCAAACCAAACGGATACCTAATTATTACCACACCAAATGAACCAAATGTGTTTCAGGGTGCCTACTGGAGCCGAAACCGTCTTGACAGGATGCGAGCAGAAATGCAGGCGATGAAAGAGCAATCTCAAAAAGTCAATATAGAAACTGAAAATGTCTTCTTGCACGGCCATGTATCGTTAAAAACAATTAGCGAGTGGGATAATACTTTAGAAAAAATAGGTTTTAAAATAGTCGATCGCGGACGCGGTGCAGTCACATACGGGGCAACGCCATTTTATGACAATGCGTGGATTTTAGGCGGTCGCTTTCTGCTAGAAGCATTTCTAGATCTACTACCGCGACAGTGGGTATGCAATCTGTCAGATCAATTAATTGGTCTATATAGACTGGAGAAATGA
- a CDS encoding glycosyltransferase family 4 protein, whose translation MSNITRQGKIYLCFPNIFEFKGGIQVYSAFFLEALQSLYPDRNYEVFLKHDTRSLPEVPFLEGTNFHFTGKWPLPLRTFAFASQILGYGLYQRPDLIILTHLNFAPVAYWLKRLANIPYWTIAHGVEAWNIDRPTLQKGLQNADRIISVSGYTRDRLLTEQNLDPLKISLLPNTFDASRFQIAPKPPYLMERYGLTPEDSVILTVARLDNSEQYKGYDRIIQALPEIRRYLPKVRYILVGKGNDRPRIEQWIAKLNLQDCVTLAGFIPDSELGDHYNLCDVFAMPSKGEGFGIVYLEALACGKPTLGGDRDGAIDALCHGELGALVSPDNVGEIAETLISILQRTFPHTNMYQPELLRQKVIDTFGFERYKKTLAELIENSPIGVSQ comes from the coding sequence ATGTCAAATATTACTAGACAAGGTAAGATTTACCTGTGTTTCCCTAACATCTTTGAATTTAAAGGGGGAATACAAGTTTATTCGGCTTTCTTTCTAGAGGCACTACAAAGTTTGTACCCCGATCGAAATTACGAAGTTTTTCTCAAACACGATACTCGATCGCTGCCAGAAGTGCCTTTCTTAGAGGGTACTAACTTTCATTTTACAGGCAAGTGGCCTTTGCCTTTACGAACTTTTGCTTTTGCTTCTCAAATTCTAGGATACGGTCTGTACCAACGTCCCGATTTAATTATCTTAACCCACCTTAACTTCGCCCCCGTTGCCTACTGGTTGAAACGTCTGGCAAATATCCCATACTGGACGATCGCTCACGGTGTAGAAGCTTGGAATATCGATCGTCCAACCTTGCAAAAAGGTTTGCAAAATGCCGATCGAATTATTTCAGTCAGCGGTTATACTCGCGATCGCTTACTCACAGAACAAAACCTCGACCCGCTGAAAATTTCTCTCCTACCAAATACCTTTGATGCCAGTCGTTTTCAAATTGCACCCAAACCGCCATATCTGATGGAACGTTATGGATTGACGCCAGAAGATTCGGTAATTCTCACAGTAGCGAGATTAGACAACAGCGAACAATATAAAGGATACGATCGCATTATTCAAGCTTTGCCGGAAATTCGGCGTTATCTTCCCAAAGTGCGCTACATTTTGGTAGGAAAAGGAAACGATCGGCCCCGCATCGAACAGTGGATCGCCAAACTCAACTTGCAAGACTGCGTTACCCTAGCTGGATTTATTCCCGATAGCGAACTTGGAGACCATTACAATCTTTGCGATGTTTTTGCCATGCCTAGCAAAGGCGAAGGATTCGGTATCGTTTACCTAGAAGCTTTGGCTTGCGGTAAACCTACCTTGGGAGGCGATCGAGACGGTGCGATCGACGCCCTTTGCCACGGCGAATTAGGAGCTTTAGTTTCTCCTGATAATGTAGGAGAAATCGCCGAAACCCTAATTTCCATTTTACAGCGTACTTTCCCTCACACCAATATGTATCAGCCTGAATTATTGCGTCAAAAAGTAATCGATACTTTCGGCTTTGAACGTTATAAAAAAACTCTGGCAGAGTTAATTGAAAACTCTCCCATAGGAGTTAGCCAATGA
- a CDS encoding glycosyltransferase family 4 protein yields MPKLRISLIHPIGNPNSREAALALWEADLLDEIITTIAYNPKGWVSRYLNLLPKTIKNRVADELGRRTWMAPKGVWMRPHPWQEAMRIALVRTKLNDRLGFSLQETVDWIYASIDRHVAENHLDNLDAVYAYEDGAATTFQVAKQRGILCLYDLPILFYRKSRDIQTEEAQRFPEFTSALQAAREPAWKIERKEQEIQLADRIFVASSFVQNSLVEAGVNPEKINVIPFGAPIDYFYPKPKTDKLFRALFVGRIGPRKGVHYLLQAWQELKLPESELLLVGINEFPDNYLAQYRNQIRYIPSVPHASLNDYYSSADVLVLPTLVEGLPLVVLEAMACGIPVITTPNAGVSDIIADGIEGFIVPVRDVESLKEKLEWCYSHTLELAEMGRRARHQAEQLTWTRYRQQLASRVKEVLSPGDSGGS; encoded by the coding sequence ATGCCCAAGCTGCGTATCTCCCTGATTCACCCGATCGGCAATCCGAATTCTCGTGAAGCTGCACTGGCTTTGTGGGAAGCCGATCTGCTCGACGAAATAATTACCACAATTGCTTACAATCCTAAAGGATGGGTATCGCGCTACTTAAATTTATTGCCAAAAACAATTAAAAACCGAGTAGCTGATGAATTAGGGCGGCGGACGTGGATGGCACCAAAGGGTGTTTGGATGCGTCCGCATCCTTGGCAAGAAGCAATGCGAATTGCTCTCGTGCGGACAAAATTGAACGATCGCTTAGGTTTTAGTTTACAAGAAACAGTTGATTGGATTTACGCTTCGATCGATCGCCATGTCGCCGAGAATCACCTTGACAATCTAGATGCCGTTTACGCTTACGAAGATGGAGCGGCAACAACATTTCAAGTCGCTAAACAACGCGGTATTCTCTGCTTATACGATCTGCCCATTCTCTTCTATCGCAAAAGTCGCGACATTCAAACAGAAGAAGCTCAACGTTTTCCAGAGTTTACCTCGGCGTTGCAAGCAGCGAGGGAACCTGCTTGGAAAATCGAGCGGAAAGAACAGGAAATTCAGCTAGCCGATCGCATCTTCGTCGCCTCTTCATTTGTACAAAATTCATTAGTGGAAGCTGGCGTCAACCCAGAAAAAATTAACGTCATTCCCTTTGGCGCACCCATCGATTATTTCTATCCCAAACCCAAAACAGACAAATTATTTCGGGCTTTATTTGTCGGTCGGATTGGTCCGCGCAAAGGCGTCCACTATTTACTGCAAGCGTGGCAAGAATTGAAATTGCCAGAATCTGAGTTATTGCTAGTCGGAATTAATGAATTTCCAGATAATTATTTAGCACAATATCGAAATCAAATTCGTTACATTCCATCCGTACCACACGCTTCATTAAATGACTATTATTCTAGTGCCGATGTTTTAGTTTTGCCCACACTTGTGGAAGGACTTCCTCTGGTGGTGTTGGAAGCGATGGCTTGCGGTATTCCCGTTATTACTACCCCAAACGCGGGCGTTTCAGATATCATCGCTGACGGTATAGAAGGTTTCATCGTACCCGTTCGCGATGTAGAATCTCTTAAGGAAAAATTAGAGTGGTGTTACAGCCATACCTTAGAATTAGCGGAAATGGGACGACGCGCTCGACACCAAGCCGAACAACTAACCTGGACTCGATATCGACAGCAGTTGGCAAGCCGAGTCAAAGAGGTTTTAAGTCCCGGCGATAGTGGAGGTTCTTGA
- a CDS encoding 2OG-Fe(II) oxygenase has translation MINYNSIESQIDNLAKSFAESKPVRHLIIDNFLPEEIATQAFNVFPTIAEMDVLKDFRQDKAQDPAINKFNPIFSEIVFQHLHSQRLIDLLSRISGIPNLLSDSQLYAAGLAQGANGSFLNVHLDNSSHPVNPWYRRLNLLLYLNKNWTEEKGGHLELWSPDMSESVAILPSFNRMVIFATDKQSWHGYRRVNTPDGDSRKSINLYFFTEESPDGTDYYHVTSFRARKSEMLNKMLYPVDNLVRSFARALRPQKDAHAVLYDRKGKKD, from the coding sequence ATGATTAACTACAACTCGATCGAATCTCAAATCGATAACTTAGCCAAAAGTTTTGCCGAATCAAAACCCGTCAGACATCTAATTATCGATAACTTCTTGCCCGAAGAAATTGCCACCCAAGCTTTTAACGTCTTCCCCACAATTGCAGAAATGGATGTCTTAAAAGACTTCCGTCAAGATAAAGCTCAAGACCCCGCCATTAACAAATTCAATCCGATTTTCAGCGAAATTGTATTTCAACACCTGCACTCGCAACGACTTATCGATCTTCTTTCTAGAATTTCTGGCATACCCAACTTACTTTCAGATAGCCAATTGTACGCCGCCGGACTCGCCCAAGGAGCAAACGGCAGTTTCTTAAACGTTCACTTGGATAACAGTTCTCACCCAGTTAATCCTTGGTATCGTCGGTTAAACTTACTGCTTTATTTGAACAAAAATTGGACAGAAGAAAAGGGAGGACACTTGGAATTGTGGTCGCCAGATATGTCCGAATCAGTAGCGATTTTACCGAGCTTCAATCGCATGGTTATTTTCGCAACCGACAAACAATCGTGGCATGGATATCGCCGCGTCAATACACCAGATGGCGATAGCCGCAAATCGATAAATCTGTACTTTTTCACAGAGGAATCTCCAGACGGAACAGACTACTATCATGTCACATCTTTCAGAGCGAGAAAGAGTGAAATGCTCAACAAAATGCTTTATCCTGTAGACAATCTAGTTCGCTCTTTCGCTCGTGCTTTGAGACCGCAGAAAGATGCCCATGCTGTTCTTTACGATCGCAAAGGCAAAAAGGACTAA